The following DNA comes from Streptococcus canis.
GGAAAAATTAGGAGGCGGAGGACACTTTAATCTGGCTGCTTGTCAGTTAACTAATATTAGCCTCCCCCAAGCTAAAGCGTTATTATTAGAAACGATTGATAGTACAATGAAAGAAACAGGAGAGGTGGAATCATGAAAGTTATTTTCTTAGCAGATGTCAAAGGAAAAGGAAAAAAAGGAGAAATCAAAGAAGTTCCAACAGGTTATGCTCAAAATTTCCTTATTAAGAAAAACCTAGCTAAAGAAGCTACAAATCAAAGTATTGGTGAGTTAAAAGGAAAACAAAAGGCGGAAGAAAAGGCCCAAGCTGAAATTTTAGCAGAAGCTAAAGCCGTAAAAGCTGCTTTGGATGATGAAAAAACACGCGTTCAATTTCAAGAAAAGGTTGGCCCAGATGGGAGAACATTCGGTTCAATTACCGCTAAAAAGATTTCAGAAGAGTTGAAAAAGCAATTTGG
Coding sequences within:
- the rplI gene encoding 50S ribosomal protein L9, producing the protein MKVIFLADVKGKGKKGEIKEVPTGYAQNFLIKKNLAKEATNQSIGELKGKQKAEEKAQAEILAEAKAVKAALDDEKTRVQFQEKVGPDGRTFGSITAKKISEELKKQFGLKIDKRHIILDHPIRAIGLVEVPVKLHKEVTAEIKLAITEA